From Paenarthrobacter sp. A20:
CATGCGGTTGGACTACGACCTCCGCAGCGACTCCGGACGTAAGGTCTTCAGTGACTTCACCCATGACGCGGCTGACCTGGTGGTGACCCATGGTGGCTCGCTGTCCGGCGAGCATGGTGACGGCAGGGCACGCAGCGAATTGCTGGAAGTCATGTATTCCCGGGAGATGATCGGCATCTTCAGGTCCTTCAAACACCTCTGGGATCCGGCACAAATCCTCAACCCCGGGATCATCGTTCATCCAGTTCCCTTCGCTGCCTCGCTGGCCTTGGAAGGTGTCGTCAAGCCTGGACCCACTCACGGTGGGCTGACCGCAGACCCGGGTGCCGCCGTCGTGCTTTCCTCTGGAAATCGCGAACTGCTGAAGGTCTCCAGTCCATTTGTGGGTAACTCCCACGCCTGTATCGGAGTGGGCAGATGCCGTTCCACCAGCGGCGGGTTTATGTGCCCCAGTTATCGGGCCACGAAGGATGAAAAGGATTCGACCCGTGGCCGTGCGCGGGTGCTGCAGGAACTGACCCGGGCAAACGGCAGCAGCAAGGATGGCTGGTCAAGCCCGGAAGTCCGGGAGGCCCTGGACCTTTGCCTCTCTTGCAAAGCCTGCTCCACGGATTGCCCCACAGGTGTAGACATTGCCGAGGCAAAATCAGAATTGGTCGATGAGTACTATCGTGGGCGGATCCGGCCGTTCACGCATTACTCCATTGGGTGGCTGCCGCGGTGGCTTCCGTTGCTGACGCGGGTGGCGCCACTGGCCAACCTGGGAGCATCATTCCGGCCGTTCAGGCTTGCGGGGGAGTGGCTGGGCATCAGTGCCCGACGACGACTCCCGGCTTTTGCGGCGAACGGCAGGATCCGGAAGCGGCTGCGGGAAGCAAAATTTGCGGACAATGCCGACATCCTGGTGTTCATCGACAGCTTTACCCGCGCCTTTAGGCCCGAGGTGGTTCCGGCTGCTGCCCGCGTGCTCCGTGACACAGGCAAATCTGTAGGCTGTACGCCGGACGCCTGCTGCGGTCTGACGTGGATCTCCACCGGGCAGCGCGAAGGGGCCCGACGGCGGTTGGCTCAGTTAATCAGCAAGCTCGACGACGGCACGGACCGGGACATTGTTGTCCTTGAACCCAGTTGCGCTGCCACCATCCGGGACGAAGGTCCGAAACTGGTAGGAGGCGACGCTGCTGCGAGGGTCGCGGCCAGAGTTCGATCCTTCGCCGTCGCCGTGGACGAGGCCGTTACGCGAGGATGGAAACCGAAGGCCCTGCCGCCCGAATCAGCAGTATTGCAAACGCACTGCCACGAGCATGCCGTGTTCGGTTCGGGCGCCCAGAAACGGGTCCTGGAAGCCTGGGGAGTTTCCAACCTGGTGGAATCGTCCTCGTGCTGTGGTGTGGCCGGCAACTTCGGTTTCGAGGCAGAGCACTTTGACGTGTCGATGAAAGTTGCGGAGCACTCGATCATTCCATCAATTGGTCAGGCTGATGATGGTGCACTCGTACTTACGGACGGTTTCAGTTGTGCCATGCAGGTCTCGCAGGTGGACCCTGAATACACCAGCAAGCATCTGGCCGTGGCGCTGGATCCGTATAGCGCCCGATGGGCGGACTGAATGGAGTACTTTGGGGTCTTCCTGGTTCTAGTGGCTGCCGGGTTGCGTTTGGTTGGCGACCACTTGGCCAAGCCTGGCCCGCAGCCCCGGGCTACAGCAACAATGCGAGGTGTCCACAGCGTCCCGCCTCGTGCAGCGGCGCTTCTGATTGCTGCGTCCGGGATCTTCATCTTTGTTGTCAGTATCAGTTCGCGTTGAGTCCGGGAATTCTAGTGTGCGGTGTCTCAAACTGACACGGATGGAAAGGTCTGCAGGAACCCAAACTGGAATTGACCAAAAGGCACAACTAATTCTTAAGGGTTGATCCCGATGATGAACAGGAAGCTCGCACAAGGACGCCACGTTGAGTGGCTGCGAACCTCACCTCACTCCAGTGAGACGGATTCCGGAGAGCGCAGCGACCATGCACTAAAGCGGTCTGGCAGAACTGTACATCGACTCCTTCAGGAAATGTCGGAGGGCCGCGATACGAGTGATGCGTGGCCGTGGCCGATTCGGGGCATCTAGACCCTCCAAGCTGCGGTCCGTAGCGCTTGTTCCTGGCACTGTGTTCAAGCGCTACGGCCCGCTTTCTTTCCTTTCGCAGGAGAACTGAGGGCGTCGTGAGTCTCCAAGATTTGGCTTTCATTGCCTGTGAACCTGGAAAGCTGCTGGTGGAGATACTGGCGCCGGCTGTTCCTGGTCCATACGTAGAAGCATTCATGGAGGCCGTCCAGTCTCTTGAATCAGTCGCAATCAATGGTTTTAAGAAGATGAAAGATGGCGTCCTTCTCGACTACGACGAGCGTTCCATAGGTGCGAAGGACCTCGAGGCTTTCCTAGCGGCTGCCTATTCAACGGTCACCTATGACCATGGCGAGCATCGTCCATCAACGCACATCTTGCCGATCACGTTTGGAGGTCCGGCGGGACCGGATCTGGCTGTGGCAGGCGTCCTTTTAGGTACGTCGGAAAGCACCCTGATCAGGCGGATCTGCCGAAGTAGACACACTGTGAGAATGTTCTCGGAGCCCGGGGCGTCTGCGCTCCTCGAATTGCCGTGGTCGGACAGTGGCCTCCAAACACTTCAGGCGAGCAGATCCAAACGGGCTGTGCCTCCAGGGTCGCTGACCCTATCTGGTGCGGGCCTGACCATTGCCAGCCGCGCAGCCTATTCAGACGAACTTATCATCGGACGGGTGACCGAGAGATCGGTCGGAACTGCCGCGCTCCTGCGAATGGGCGATCATATATGGCTGAGAAAACGGTTGGGTTCTCCCTCTGGGCTAACGAGTGTTCGTTAGCTACACTGGAGTCATCACTGTCGATCAACGGGGTGGGTGATGTGAGCGAGTCGCCGCGACTGCAAGCTAACGCCGCTGTCAGAAAATTCCTGTCAGGGCGTGATTGGTCAACGCAGACTCCGACCCGGCGCCGAATCGTGGCAGGCTTCCTGCAACTCTCTGCGACCCGCGGTTTTGAGTCAGTCAGCCTGCGCACCTTAGCCAGGGAGGTCGGTATGCAAGCACCCAGCATCTACTCGAGCTTTCCGGGGGGAAAAGACGAGATCGTGGCGGAGTCGCTCCGGTGGTTTACACATGCCTTTGCTTATGACCTTCTGGCCGGAGCCGAGAAAGCGACGTCTGCCGAAGAGTACTGGGCTGCGCTTGTCCAAGGCCACCTGGCTCAGCAACTGCAAAGACCCGAACCGAATATATGGGACCTCCTGATCGCTACGGATAAGGTGGCACGCTTTCTAAAGGACGAGGTCCGCGCAGAGGCCGACCTTTGGACCAGTCTCCACCAAGACATGTACATTGCCGCAGCCGATGAGATGGGGCTCAAGCTCTCGGCCTCTACCGTCCAACAGATACTCACTTTGCTTGATGGTGTTGGTCGATGGGCCGATCGGAGCGGCGGGGACCAGGAACTTTCTCTACTGACTG
This genomic window contains:
- a CDS encoding FAD-binding and (Fe-S)-binding domain-containing protein, which encodes MENATMPHGDNGDTALRQLLARLEHHGVEVDDSSRRLSEYSYDASNYRVRPAAVAFPKSVDDVRTVVRLCSALAVPMTTRGGGTSMAGNAIGDGLVMDLSRRMNAVGALDAEDRTVWADAGVVLGELRAHVEKATTGTLTFAPDPSSLTRATIGGSIGNDACGNHSVAYGRMTHHVREVDLVTADGAYLRAGRGFLRAVDESDTHSVARALELTEGLEALAAKNMARLRVELQTIPRQVSGYHVGHLLPEHGFDVAAALAGSEGTCAVIVRAKVGLVPKPVTTALLCLGYRDTIDSARDVMTILSAKPSAIEGLDVSIVDIMRHRRGAASVESLPGGSAFLMVEFSADTLQLADTSCQELADKLGANGRVVDFRIVTDPVERGKLWRVREDGAGLSSLRIDGVQTWPGWEDSAVAPERLADYLADLLPLVKRYGYTALMYGHFGAGCVHMRLDYDLRSDSGRKVFSDFTHDAADLVVTHGGSLSGEHGDGRARSELLEVMYSREMIGIFRSFKHLWDPAQILNPGIIVHPVPFAASLALEGVVKPGPTHGGLTADPGAAVVLSSGNRELLKVSSPFVGNSHACIGVGRCRSTSGGFMCPSYRATKDEKDSTRGRARVLQELTRANGSSKDGWSSPEVREALDLCLSCKACSTDCPTGVDIAEAKSELVDEYYRGRIRPFTHYSIGWLPRWLPLLTRVAPLANLGASFRPFRLAGEWLGISARRRLPAFAANGRIRKRLREAKFADNADILVFIDSFTRAFRPEVVPAAARVLRDTGKSVGCTPDACCGLTWISTGQREGARRRLAQLISKLDDGTDRDIVVLEPSCAATIRDEGPKLVGGDAAARVAARVRSFAVAVDEAVTRGWKPKALPPESAVLQTHCHEHAVFGSGAQKRVLEAWGVSNLVESSSCCGVAGNFGFEAEHFDVSMKVAEHSIIPSIGQADDGALVLTDGFSCAMQVSQVDPEYTSKHLAVALDPYSARWAD
- a CDS encoding carboxyltransferase domain-containing protein, yielding MEAVQSLESVAINGFKKMKDGVLLDYDERSIGAKDLEAFLAAAYSTVTYDHGEHRPSTHILPITFGGPAGPDLAVAGVLLGTSESTLIRRICRSRHTVRMFSEPGASALLELPWSDSGLQTLQASRSKRAVPPGSLTLSGAGLTIASRAAYSDELIIGRVTERSVGTAALLRMGDHIWLRKRLGSPSGLTSVR
- a CDS encoding TetR/AcrR family transcriptional regulator is translated as MAEKTVGFSLWANECSLATLESSLSINGVGDVSESPRLQANAAVRKFLSGRDWSTQTPTRRRIVAGFLQLSATRGFESVSLRTLAREVGMQAPSIYSSFPGGKDEIVAESLRWFTHAFAYDLLAGAEKATSAEEYWAALVQGHLAQQLQRPEPNIWDLLIATDKVARFLKDEVRAEADLWTSLHQDMYIAAADEMGLKLSASTVQQILTLLDGVGRWADRSGGDQELSLLTDRAVALTLSILEINAEIRSAV